The following proteins come from a genomic window of Excalfactoria chinensis isolate bCotChi1 chromosome 6, bCotChi1.hap2, whole genome shotgun sequence:
- the DUSP29 gene encoding dual specificity phosphatase 29, with protein sequence MEMSSAGLNTRKKNAYTAIKVDPDGDYCTPGAFELERLFWKGCPKYTHVNEVWPNLYIGDEKTALDRYSLEKAGFTHILNAAHGQRNVDTGPEYYQDMTVEYHGVEADDLPTFNLSQFFYSASKFIDNALQDERNKVLVHCAMGRSRSATLVLAYLMIYKNMTVVDAIEQVSRHRCILPNRGFLKQLRELDIALALQRRNTKNSLPSNDDENNTTI encoded by the exons ATGGAGATGTCATCAGCAGGTTTGAacaccaggaagaaaaatgcatacacAGCAATCAAAGTGGATCCTGATGGGGATTACTGTACCCCAGGTGCCTTTGAACTGGAGCGGCTCTTCTGGAAAGGATGCCCAAAGTACACTCACGTCAACGAAGTCTGGCCCAACCTCTACATAGGAGATGA GAAAACAGCATTAGATCGCTACAGCCTTGAGAAGGCAGGCTTCACTCACATCCTCAATGCAGCTCATGGGCAGCGGAACGTGGACACGGGACCAGAATATTACCAAGACATGACTGTGGAGTACCATGGAGTAGAGGCAGATGATCTCCCCACTTTCAACCTCAGCCAGTTCTTTTATTCCGCTTCTAAATTCATTGATAATGCGCTTCAGGATGAAAGAA ACAAAGTCCTTGTGCACTGTGCTATGGGTCGCAGCCGGTCAGCCACATTGGTCTTGGCTTACCTGATGATTTACAAGAACATGACAGTGGTGGATGCCATTGAGCAAGTATCACGGCACCGATGCATTCTGCCAAACAGAGGCTTCTtgaagcagctgagagaactggaCATAGCGTTGGCACTGCAGAGGAGGAACACCAAAAACAGCCTGCCATCCAATGACGATGAGAACAACACCACAATCTAG